A window of the Falco rusticolus isolate bFalRus1 chromosome 1, bFalRus1.pri, whole genome shotgun sequence genome harbors these coding sequences:
- the SLC13A2 gene encoding solute carrier family 13 member 2 isoform X1, which produces MALFWCTEALPLAVTALFPVLLFPLMNIMDSTTVCREYLKDTNMLFIGGLLMAIAIENWHLHKRVALRVLLITGVRPALLLMGFMAVTAFLSMWISNTATTAMMVPIAQAVLEQLHKSETESSTAGQASENINKAFELQEEPTKPDSSKEAEEKGNSHVLTVEEDRKRNESLLEEKHKKFCKGMSLCICYSASIGGIATLTGTTPNLVLQGQVDELFPNNGNIINFASWFSFAFPTMIVLLVLTWIWLQILYLGFNFPKNFGCATNASAKAKEQRAYEIIKEETKKLGSMKFAEIAVLILFVLLVVLWFTRDPGFIPGWATVLFNKNDTSYVTDATVAIFISILLFIIPSNISKNDKQQTGSKSKIQAPPALLDWKAVHQKMPWNIVFLLGGGFALAKGSEVSGLSSWLGSKLTPLQQIPHPAIVLLLCLLIATFTECTSNVATTTLFLPILASLAEAICLNPLYVMLPCTLSASLAFMLPVATPPNAIVFSYGQLKVIDMAKAGFVLNILGVLTITLAINTWGSSLFQLQTFPSWANRTGTCP; this is translated from the exons ATGGCACTGTTTTGGTGCACAGAAGCCTTGCCATTGGCTGTCACAGCTCTCTTTCCTGTCCTGCTGTTTCCACTAATGAATATCATGGATTCAACAACA GTCTGCCGGGAGTACCTGAAGGACACCAATATGCTTTTTATTGGGGGACTGCTGATGGCCATTGCTATTGAGAACTGGCACCTACACAAGCGCGTTGCTCTGAGAGTCTTGCTTATCACTGGTGTCAGACCAGCCCT ACTTCTCATGGGCTTCATGGCTGTGACCGCCTTCTTGTCGATGTGGATCAGCAATACAGCCACCACTGCCATGATGGTCCCAATAGCACAAGCAGTGTTGGAACAGTTGCACAAGTCAGAAACAGAGTCTAGCACAGCTGGCCAAGCATCTGAAAACATCAATAAAGCCTTTGAACTGCAGGAAGAGCCAACTAAACCAGATAGCTccaaagaagcagaggaaaaag GGAATAGTCATGTCCTGACAGTCgaggaagacagaaagagaaatgaaagtcTGCTAGAGgagaaacacaagaaattcTGCAAGGGAATGTCTCTCTGTATTTGCTACTCAGCCAGTATTGGAGGGATTGCAACTCTGACCGGGACAACACCAAACCTGGTACTGCAAGGACAAGTTGATGA GCTCTTTCCTAACAACGGCAACATCATCAACTTTGCTTCTTGGTTCTCCTTTGCCTTCCCCACCATGATCGTGTTACTGGTTTTGACGTGGATTTGGCTGCAGATACTGTACTTGGGCTTTAA TTTTCCGAAGAATTTTGGTTGTGCTACAAATGCCTCTGCAAAGGCTAAAGAGCAACGGGCCTATGAAATTATCAAAGAAGAGACCAAGAAATTGGGCTCAATGAAATTTGCTGAGATAGCCGTTTTGATCCTCTTCGTACTACTGGTAGTGCTCTGGTTTACCAGAGACCCTGGTTTCATACCAGGTTGGGCAACAGttcttttcaacaaaaatgATACAAG CTATGTCACTGATGCTACAGTTGCCATCTTCATTTCAATTTTGTTGTTCATCATTCCTTccaacatttctaaaaatgacaAACAACAAACAG GCAGCAAGTCAAAGATCCAAGCACCTCCAGCTCTCTTGGACTGGAAGGCAGTTCACCAGAAAATGCCATGGAACATAGTGTTTCTGCTGGGAGGTGGCTTTGCCTTAGCCAAAGGCAGTGAG GTATCTGGTCTGTCTTCATGGTTAGGTAGCAAACTGACACCTCTGCAGCAAATCCCTCATCCAGCTATTGTCCTCCTCTTGTGTCTCCTTATTGCCACTTTCACTGAGTGCACCAGCAATGTGGCCACCACTACCCTCTTCCTCCCTATTCTGGCTTCACTG GCTGAAGCAATCTGCCTCAATCCACTCTATGTCATGCTGCCCTGTACACTTTCTGCATCGTTGGCATTCATGCTCCCAGTGGCCACTCCACCCAATGCCATTGTCTTCTCATATGGACAGCTCAAGGTTATAGATATG
- the SLC13A2 gene encoding solute carrier family 13 member 2 isoform X2 yields the protein MALFWCTEALPLAVTALFPVLLFPLMNIMDSTTVCREYLKDTNMLFIGGLLMAIAIENWHLHKRVALRVLLITGVRPALLLMGFMAVTAFLSMWISNTATTAMMVPIAQAVLEQLHKSETESSTAGQASENINKAFELQEEPTKPDSSKEAEEKDLGNSHVLTVEEDRKRNESLLEEKHKKFCKGMSLCICYSASIGGIATLTGTTPNLVLQGQVDELFPNNGNIINFASWFSFAFPTMIVLLVLTWIWLQILYLGFNFPKNFGCATNASAKAKEQRAYEIIKEETKKLGSMKFAEIAVLILFVLLVVLWFTRDPGFIPGWATVLFNKNDTSYVTDATVAIFISILLFIIPSNISKNDKQQTGSKSKIQAPPALLDWKAVHQKMPWNIVFLLGGGFALAKGSEVSGLSSWLGSKLTPLQQIPHPAIVLLLCLLIATFTECTSNVATTTLFLPILASLAEAICLNPLYVMLPCTLSASLAFMLPVATPPNAIVFSYGQLKVIDMAKAGFVLNILGVLTITLAINTWGSSLFQLQTFPSWANRTGTCP from the exons ATGGCACTGTTTTGGTGCACAGAAGCCTTGCCATTGGCTGTCACAGCTCTCTTTCCTGTCCTGCTGTTTCCACTAATGAATATCATGGATTCAACAACA GTCTGCCGGGAGTACCTGAAGGACACCAATATGCTTTTTATTGGGGGACTGCTGATGGCCATTGCTATTGAGAACTGGCACCTACACAAGCGCGTTGCTCTGAGAGTCTTGCTTATCACTGGTGTCAGACCAGCCCT ACTTCTCATGGGCTTCATGGCTGTGACCGCCTTCTTGTCGATGTGGATCAGCAATACAGCCACCACTGCCATGATGGTCCCAATAGCACAAGCAGTGTTGGAACAGTTGCACAAGTCAGAAACAGAGTCTAGCACAGCTGGCCAAGCATCTGAAAACATCAATAAAGCCTTTGAACTGCAGGAAGAGCCAACTAAACCAGATAGCTccaaagaagcagaggaaaa GGACCTAGGGAATAGTCATGTCCTGACAGTCgaggaagacagaaagagaaatgaaagtcTGCTAGAGgagaaacacaagaaattcTGCAAGGGAATGTCTCTCTGTATTTGCTACTCAGCCAGTATTGGAGGGATTGCAACTCTGACCGGGACAACACCAAACCTGGTACTGCAAGGACAAGTTGATGA GCTCTTTCCTAACAACGGCAACATCATCAACTTTGCTTCTTGGTTCTCCTTTGCCTTCCCCACCATGATCGTGTTACTGGTTTTGACGTGGATTTGGCTGCAGATACTGTACTTGGGCTTTAA TTTTCCGAAGAATTTTGGTTGTGCTACAAATGCCTCTGCAAAGGCTAAAGAGCAACGGGCCTATGAAATTATCAAAGAAGAGACCAAGAAATTGGGCTCAATGAAATTTGCTGAGATAGCCGTTTTGATCCTCTTCGTACTACTGGTAGTGCTCTGGTTTACCAGAGACCCTGGTTTCATACCAGGTTGGGCAACAGttcttttcaacaaaaatgATACAAG CTATGTCACTGATGCTACAGTTGCCATCTTCATTTCAATTTTGTTGTTCATCATTCCTTccaacatttctaaaaatgacaAACAACAAACAG GCAGCAAGTCAAAGATCCAAGCACCTCCAGCTCTCTTGGACTGGAAGGCAGTTCACCAGAAAATGCCATGGAACATAGTGTTTCTGCTGGGAGGTGGCTTTGCCTTAGCCAAAGGCAGTGAG GTATCTGGTCTGTCTTCATGGTTAGGTAGCAAACTGACACCTCTGCAGCAAATCCCTCATCCAGCTATTGTCCTCCTCTTGTGTCTCCTTATTGCCACTTTCACTGAGTGCACCAGCAATGTGGCCACCACTACCCTCTTCCTCCCTATTCTGGCTTCACTG GCTGAAGCAATCTGCCTCAATCCACTCTATGTCATGCTGCCCTGTACACTTTCTGCATCGTTGGCATTCATGCTCCCAGTGGCCACTCCACCCAATGCCATTGTCTTCTCATATGGACAGCTCAAGGTTATAGATATG
- the SLC46A1 gene encoding proton-coupled folate transporter — translation GRSRGSPSCACRAVPCRPSAAMAAPPSAAAAPPPARRCPPLPAAEPLLFLATLALGLQGPLATQYLWDRLGAEHGYSGPNATSPAGCGNGSAATEPLRQEVEALVSHWNLYINLGGFFIGLFSVTLFGPWSDSIGRRPALILPAAGMAMQAAIYLLVMYLQLHVAYFLLGRVLSGLMGDYNLILASCFAYVADTSDKRTRTFRIAILEACLGIAGMLASIGGGQWRKAQGYINPFWLVLAVSLAATLYAAFCLQESVKQQKPAKLFTLQHYKAVYRLYTAPEHLSSKRKLALYSLAFFLLVTVHFGTKDLFVLYELGSPLCWAADLIGYGSATSYLTYLSSLGGLWLLQLCLEDTWVAEIGLISNISGLVVISLATTTSLMFTGYGILFLSMAATPVIRAKLSKLVSETEQGALFASVACVEGLCSLVATGVFNSLYPASLHFMRGFPFLFGAVVLLIPAAILGWIEIWDSNHDYSHFSDASLSPADG, via the exons GGGCGGAGCCGGGGCAGCCCGTCCTGTGCGTgccgcgccgtgccgtgccgcccGTCCGCCGCCATGGCCGCCCCGCcgtccgccgccgccgccccgccgcccgcccgccgctgcccgccgctgcccgccgccgaGCCGCTCCTCTTCCTGGCCACCCTGGCCCTCGGGCTGCAGGGCCCGCTCGCCACCCAGTACctctgggacaggctgggggcCGAGCACGGCTACAGCGGCCCCAACGCCACGAGCCCCGCCGGCTGTGGGAACGGCAGCGCTGCCACCGAGCCCCTGCGGCAG GAGGTGGAAGCGCTGGTCTCCCACTGGAACCTCTACATCAACCTGGGAGGCTTCTTCATTGGTCTCTTCTCCGTGACTCTCTTTGGACCATGGAGTGACAGCATAGGCCGCCGTCCGGCTCTCATCCTGCCGGCAGCGGGTATGGCCATGCAAGCAGCCATCTATCTGCTCGTCATGTACCTGCAGCTGCATGTTGCCTATTTTCTCCTTGGACGTGTTTTGAGTGGCCTCATGGGAGACTACAACCTGATCCTGGCCAGCTGCTTTGCCTACGTGGCTGACACCAGCGACAAACGCACACGTACATTTCGCATCGCCATCCTCGAGGCATGCCTCGGCATCGCGGGCATGCTGGCCAGCATTGGTGGCGGCCAGTGGCGCAAGGCTCAGGGGTACATCAACCCCTTTTGGCTCGTGCTTGCTGTCAGTCTTGCTGCCACTCTCTACgctgctttctgtcttcaggaatcagtgaagcagcagaaaccagCCAAGCTGTTCACGCTCCAGCATTACAAGGCTGTCTACAGGCTGTACACAGCCCCGGAACACCTGAGCTCCAAGCGGAAGCTCGCTCTTTACTCCCTGgctttctttcttcttgtcaCAGTACATTTTGGAACCAAGGACCTCTTTGTTTTGTATGAGCTTGGCTCCCctctctgctgggctgcagacCTCATTGGGTATGGCTCAGCCACCAGTTACCTGACTTACCTGAGCAGCCTGggagggctgtggctgctgcagctctgccttgaAGACACCTGGGTGGCAGAGATAGGATTGATCTCCAACATTTCTGGACTGGTTGTGATTTCTCTTGCTACCACAACATCACTGATGTTTACAG GTTATGGGATTCTGTTCCTTTCAATGGCAGCCACTCCAGTCATCAGAGCCAAGCTCTCCAAGCTGGTCAGTGAGACGGAACAGG GTGCTCTCTTTGCTTCTGTTGCCTGTGTGGAAGGGCTGTGTTCACTTGTGGCTACAGGAGTGTTCAACTCTCTCTACCCTGCCAGCTTGCACTTCATGAGGGGATTCCCATTTCTCTTCGGGGCTGTAGTCCTCCTTATTCCGGCAGCTATTCTTGG gTGGATAGAAATCTGGGACTCAAACCATGACTACAGTCACTTCTCAGATgcttccctgtcccctgcagaTGGCTGA